The genome window CAGCACGGTGGCGTACCCGATCTTCTGCTTGGTGCCGTCCGGGCTCAGGGCGTAGATGCCGAACCACTCCTGCTCGCCGTCCTCGGTTTCGGACAGCGCGGCGGCGGCGACCTCGATCCCCGGCGGCAACGTCGTGTGGTGAACCTGCCGATACACGAACACCGCCAGCAACGCGACCCATCCGAGAATAAAAAAAACGCGCAGCGGTTTGCTCATTCGTCATCCTTTCGCAATCCAGCCACACCCTCAAGTTAATGGCGAATCAATTTCCACGCAAACCCTGATCCGCCCGGGCGCGCCCGGCGGGCATCGCGAATCAGGGCGAAGTTGGTAAAATGCGGCGGGCGTGGTAATCTTTGGCCGCTTTGCGGCGCAGGAAAGATGGACCGCGAAGGGTCGTGAGCGAGCAAGGAGGCCGGGGTGAAACAGCATGTCCGAGGGCGTTGGTGGTGGGTCCTTATCGCCGTCGCGTTGCTCGTGATGGTCGCGGGTTGCGCCGCGGGCAACGAGGAATCCAACACGGTCCAGGACCGCACGCCCGATGATGGCGAAGATTATTCCGACGAAGATGATTGGGGTTGGGGCGAGCACGGCAGCCCGGGCGGCGCGAACGACGACGATGACGACGACACCGCCGGCGACGACGACACCGCTGCGGATGACGATGATGACAACGACGATGACGACGCGACCTACACCCCGCCCGACGGTATCGAGATGATCTTTTTCGACGTCGACCAGGGCGATGCGGCACTGCTGCGTTTCCCGCAGGGCTCGACGATGCTGATCGACGCCGGCGGCAACCAAATGGGCCGCTTGGTGGTGTATCCCTACCTGCAATCCATCAACCTCGACACCATCGATGTCATGGTGGCCAGCCACGCGGACGCCGACCACGTCGGCGGCTTGGACGACTTGATGGAGCGAGTGGACGTGGGCGAACTGTGGTGGAACGGCCGCGACAAAGACACGGTGACGTGGCAGGAAGTCGTTGACCTGGCCGACGAACTGAGCATCCCCATGGTGGAGGTGGAGCGCGGCGACTATTTTGAGATCGACGGCTGCAGCGTGGAGGTTTACAACGCCGACCAGCCCGAATTCGAAGACCACAACGCCGACAGTGTCGTGTTGTACGTTGATTGCGAGGCCGTTGGCGCGCTGTTGACCGGCGACGTGACCGAGGGGGCGCAGGAGGGGTTGATCGACGAATACGGCGCGGCGTTGGCAGCCGAGATCGTCAAGGTGCCGCACCACGGCAGCCCGGATCGGTCGTCGGATTTCCCGAGTTTCG of Candidatus Lernaella stagnicola contains these proteins:
- a CDS encoding MBL fold metallo-hydrolase → MKQHVRGRWWWVLIAVALLVMVAGCAAGNEESNTVQDRTPDDGEDYSDEDDWGWGEHGSPGGANDDDDDDTAGDDDTAADDDDDNDDDDATYTPPDGIEMIFFDVDQGDAALLRFPQGSTMLIDAGGNQMGRLVVYPYLQSINLDTIDVMVASHADADHVGGLDDLMERVDVGELWWNGRDKDTVTWQEVVDLADELSIPMVEVERGDYFEIDGCSVEVYNADQPEFEDHNADSVVLYVDCEAVGALLTGDVTEGAQEGLIDEYGAALAAEIVKVPHHGSPDRSSDFPSFVQAEYAVFSYGTDNPYGHPNANVVQEWEDVGAAIYKTAEDGDVTFLIKNGNITV